One segment of Saprospiraceae bacterium DNA contains the following:
- a CDS encoding gliding motility-associated C-terminal domain-containing protein, which yields MKILFRMKYGLFSAIWVLLALNTLSGQIVLSFTTSQPTCHGFTNGTATVTATGGVEPYTYLWNNNQAGQTTFGLGAGTVSVTVTDQNGQTATGNVAVQQPDPLEVTFTTDGLSCSSNNGTITANPTGGTQPYAYQWSNAAITQTISVSSAGTYFVTVTDANGCAKIGAYNVAPAAEFLPAYTYFPPLCAGQPTGSIDVVVYGTNPGFTWIWETGAENQSLLNVPGGGYGITITDAIGCTYTETVTLNEQAKLIVEVIATDIACSYFPNGGALNSFVVGGTPPYTFVWSNGSNDPNQLNLPAGSYSLTVYDQYGCVATSFDTINIPEVLDGEVISLSPACGDSNGCITVQGVGGTPPYTYIWPALGITGPTACGLGPGTYYVCIFDANGCQHDLEVTMYAIDSLGVNLNLTNALCPGIDNGTVTAIVDPPTGVYNYQWQPQPQPNSPQIDSIAAGTIVFVTVTDVNTGCTGTATDTVGANTEVDLSVNLMGITCPDDLTGSASAVASGGTSPYQYVWTYPDSTTVSGPNIANLGIGTYTITVTDELGCTAKDSVHITALSNPVADYALMLLECEADGITIQFLDKSQDSIVSWNWNISWGMGDTTSTEQNPPPLQFIMDETGTVQLTVTSAFGCTAVIDSVFEIEGAPTATVSVPSVDCENNPVLITVTDGSPNNTYTWMPATGLIFDPDEKNVIADPSETTVYQLVIANGLCTDTLERTVVRVLPINLSVQDTSIVTCDTSATLVALTATSDVVTFVWLDELGNEVGSNANITLIAKGLNTYTVVASDPYGCTETAQASVRGNGVDVSASFTPVSIACDGVSKVFSVTNLDPSDNLTYQWTANDPNVVITPANTPSVTVTGPAGSYTLSVLVKNQYDCELTLTTEVTSLPTISLEGAVAIDLCNGTEVKFSQTVNVPGTWNFGDNNTSEEFNPTHIYAESGVYVVTFSSTENCVLPYDTTIFVLPEIAVVAAIGNNYVSCTNQARIQFTDLTTHFYPIASWNWSFSTGASSNVQNPIITFSDEGTIIANLTVTDVNGCTGTASMPIEIAVVRDSLSSEEPFCPGEAVALNPDFNPNYTYTWVSTPNDPNFDANSPNPNVMPPVPTVYVATIGNGPCVVVDSITVTPEEAAIVSLPDDQIVCSDDLITIKVENTNGVTFVWSQHPDFNPPYPNNTDSLTITPEKNGIYYVQAINEAGCKAIDSIKVNNAAADILADPINRSICEGDSTQLMIINLDPEDILTYEWMPTLPSIPNPTVAPNVSTAYTVKVTNQFGCSDTQQLNVNVISISVTAENIGKDTICPGQSTELLATVVSNSNNITYDWTPSNSLTGEKTANPTASPSETTVYTVTAIAEGLCPDTANVIVYFMPGECAPPYIFVPKAFTPNNDGNNDFFIVRGLDITEVYFVVWDRWGEKVYETRDINARGWDGTFNGKQLTPDSYAWYLQARCGNGEFYTSKGDVTLLK from the coding sequence ATGAAAATCCTTTTCCGCATGAAATACGGCCTTTTTTCGGCAATATGGGTGCTTCTGGCATTGAATACCCTTTCTGGCCAGATAGTGCTGTCGTTCACGACTTCTCAGCCAACCTGTCATGGGTTTACCAACGGGACGGCTACCGTGACCGCCACAGGGGGTGTTGAGCCATACACATACCTATGGAACAACAACCAAGCGGGTCAAACCACTTTTGGCCTGGGAGCGGGAACGGTCTCCGTCACGGTGACAGACCAGAATGGCCAAACCGCAACTGGCAACGTGGCGGTGCAGCAGCCCGACCCATTGGAAGTTACTTTTACGACAGATGGATTGAGTTGCTCCAGCAACAATGGGACAATCACCGCCAACCCTACTGGCGGTACACAGCCTTACGCTTATCAATGGAGCAATGCCGCAATCACCCAAACCATATCCGTTTCATCGGCGGGTACCTATTTTGTCACTGTGACGGACGCAAATGGCTGCGCAAAAATTGGTGCATACAATGTGGCACCTGCCGCCGAGTTTTTGCCAGCATACACATATTTCCCGCCATTGTGCGCAGGTCAGCCAACAGGTTCCATAGATGTGGTGGTGTATGGTACTAATCCGGGTTTCACATGGATTTGGGAAACGGGGGCTGAAAACCAGTCATTGCTCAATGTGCCGGGAGGGGGATATGGTATCACGATTACAGATGCGATAGGCTGCACCTACACCGAAACAGTGACGCTCAACGAGCAGGCAAAGCTGATTGTTGAAGTCATTGCCACTGACATTGCTTGTTCCTATTTCCCAAATGGCGGCGCGCTGAATTCATTTGTCGTGGGCGGCACCCCTCCTTATACCTTTGTTTGGAGCAATGGCAGCAACGACCCAAACCAATTGAACCTGCCAGCAGGCAGTTATTCATTGACTGTGTATGACCAATATGGCTGCGTGGCGACAAGTTTCGACACCATCAACATACCTGAGGTGTTGGATGGGGAAGTCATTTCCCTTTCGCCCGCTTGTGGCGACAGCAATGGCTGTATCACGGTGCAAGGCGTGGGCGGCACACCGCCATATACATACATCTGGCCAGCGTTAGGCATCACTGGCCCTACTGCTTGCGGATTGGGGCCGGGCACATATTACGTCTGCATTTTTGATGCAAACGGTTGCCAGCACGACTTGGAGGTCACCATGTATGCTATTGACTCTTTGGGGGTTAATCTCAATTTGACCAATGCTTTATGCCCCGGTATTGACAATGGTACCGTTACAGCCATTGTTGACCCGCCCACAGGCGTATATAATTACCAATGGCAACCTCAGCCCCAACCCAATAGCCCACAAATTGACAGCATCGCGGCCGGCACTATTGTATTTGTCACCGTAACGGATGTCAACACAGGATGCACAGGCACAGCTACCGATACCGTTGGCGCCAACACGGAAGTTGACCTTTCCGTAAATCTAATGGGCATTACCTGCCCTGACGACTTGACAGGCAGCGCCTCCGCTGTCGCATCTGGAGGCACAAGCCCATATCAATATGTCTGGACATATCCAGACAGCACCACAGTCAGCGGCCCCAATATCGCCAACCTTGGCATTGGCACCTACACCATAACCGTGACGGATGAACTGGGTTGCACGGCCAAAGACTCGGTCCATATCACCGCCCTATCCAACCCGGTGGCGGACTATGCGCTCATGCTTTTGGAATGTGAAGCCGATGGTATTACAATCCAATTTTTGGACAAATCCCAAGACTCCATCGTGTCGTGGAATTGGAACATATCATGGGGCATGGGCGACACCACCTCTACCGAACAAAATCCGCCGCCGCTGCAATTCATCATGGATGAAACCGGCACTGTTCAGCTGACAGTAACTTCTGCCTTTGGCTGTACGGCGGTCATTGACTCTGTATTTGAAATAGAAGGAGCGCCCACAGCAACCGTAAGCGTTCCGTCTGTTGACTGCGAAAACAATCCAGTCCTAATCACGGTGACCGATGGCTCTCCGAACAACACCTATACTTGGATGCCGGCTACGGGCCTAATCTTCGACCCCGACGAAAAGAACGTGATTGCAGACCCAAGCGAGACGACCGTCTATCAACTTGTCATTGCGAATGGCCTGTGCACAGACACCTTGGAGCGGACAGTCGTTCGGGTGCTACCCATCAACCTAAGTGTGCAGGACACTTCCATTGTAACTTGCGACACCTCCGCGACCTTGGTAGCTTTGACTGCCACAAGTGATGTGGTCACTTTTGTTTGGCTGGATGAACTTGGCAACGAGGTAGGTTCAAACGCTAACATAACGCTCATTGCAAAAGGCTTGAACACATATACAGTCGTTGCTTCCGACCCGTACGGATGCACCGAAACCGCACAGGCATCGGTGCGTGGCAACGGGGTGGACGTGAGCGCATCCTTCACCCCCGTCTCTATTGCTTGCGATGGGGTGTCGAAGGTGTTTTCAGTTACTAACCTCGACCCTTCTGACAACCTGACTTACCAGTGGACAGCCAACGACCCCAATGTGGTCATCACCCCGGCCAATACCCCCTCTGTGACAGTGACCGGGCCAGCAGGCAGCTACACACTCAGTGTGTTGGTGAAAAATCAATACGACTGTGAATTAACACTCACTACCGAAGTGACAAGTTTGCCCACGATTTCTTTGGAAGGAGCCGTTGCCATTGACCTTTGCAATGGCACGGAAGTGAAGTTCAGTCAGACAGTCAATGTGCCCGGCACATGGAATTTTGGTGACAACAACACAAGCGAAGAATTCAACCCAACCCACATCTACGCCGAATCGGGTGTATATGTCGTAACATTCTCGTCCACAGAAAACTGTGTGCTGCCTTATGACACTACCATATTTGTGCTTCCCGAAATAGCGGTGGTAGCTGCTATCGGCAACAACTATGTCAGTTGCACCAACCAAGCACGGATACAATTCACCGACTTGACCACCCATTTCTACCCCATCGCCAGCTGGAACTGGTCATTTTCAACTGGTGCTAGCTCCAACGTGCAAAACCCAATAATCACCTTCTCCGATGAAGGCACTATCATCGCCAACCTGACCGTGACCGATGTGAATGGCTGTACAGGCACTGCGTCCATGCCCATTGAAATCGCGGTGGTGAGAGACTCGCTCAGCAGCGAGGAGCCATTCTGTCCGGGAGAAGCTGTTGCACTCAACCCTGATTTCAACCCGAATTACACCTACACTTGGGTTTCAACACCAAATGACCCCAACTTCGATGCAAACAGCCCTAACCCTAATGTGATGCCGCCTGTACCAACCGTGTATGTCGCCACCATTGGCAATGGGCCATGCGTCGTGGTTGATTCCATCACTGTAACTCCCGAAGAAGCAGCTATCGTCAGCTTGCCCGACGACCAAATCGTATGTTCCGATGACCTGATAACCATCAAGGTCGAGAATACCAACGGTGTCACTTTTGTATGGTCGCAGCATCCAGATTTCAATCCGCCTTATCCGAACAACACCGATTCGTTGACCATTACCCCCGAAAAAAATGGCATTTACTACGTCCAAGCCATCAACGAGGCAGGTTGCAAAGCAATTGATTCAATCAAGGTCAACAATGCCGCTGCGGACATTTTGGCTGACCCAATAAATCGGTCTATTTGCGAGGGAGATAGCACCCAACTCATGATAATCAACTTGGACCCCGAAGACATATTGACTTACGAATGGATGCCAACGCTTCCCTCTATTCCCAACCCCACTGTGGCACCCAATGTTAGCACGGCCTACACAGTAAAAGTAACCAACCAGTTCGGCTGTTCGGATACTCAACAACTCAACGTCAACGTGATTAGCATCTCGGTCACAGCGGAAAACATCGGGAAAGACACCATCTGCCCCGGCCAATCCACCGAATTGTTGGCAACAGTCGTGAGCAATAGCAACAACATCACTTATGACTGGACACCTTCCAACTCCTTAACTGGGGAAAAGACGGCCAACCCTACTGCTTCCCCTTCCGAAACAACCGTTTATACCGTGACGGCCATTGCCGAAGGGCTTTGTCCTGACACCGCCAATGTGATAGTCTATTTCATGCCGGGCGAATGTGCCCCGCCGTACATCTTCGTCCCCAAAGCATTCACCCCCAACAATGATGGCAACAATGACTTTTTCATTGTTCGAGGGTTGGACATCACGGAAGTATACTTTGTGGTTTGGGACCGTTGGGGAGAAAAGGTGTATGAAACCCGTGATATAAACGCTCGGGGATGGGACGGCACTTTCAATGGCAAACAACTCACGCCAGACTCTTATGCGTGGTATTTGCAAGCAAGATGTGGGAACGGCGAGTTTTATACCAGCAAGGGAGACGTGACGCTTCTAAAGTGA
- a CDS encoding PD40 domain-containing protein — MNKLMRAALVVCSLMLLVGRASAQTPRAYENAADNAMGAKDYYAAMQYFGKVLEMEPNRLDVSYRYADAARQFGAYGQAEALLQQTLEADKNGKFPDASFKLANVKKYLGKYDEAIRLYRRYTATATANSPLRKEAERDIEQCIWALERLTNPDRSILVERLPDEAPNTAQSDFAATLRDNTLIYSSFREIEWGDKNYPKRPISKVLESSDGSAGVFADFNDAKRHTANTAFSADGKVLVFSKCDYVGAGGFSCDLHFTYRTSAGWAAAVKLPDVVNVPGYNTTQPHVRVAEDGYYELYFVSDRPGGLGGLDIWKAPLTLTGSVGKPENLAALNTPNDEVTPFFYEKDKTLYFSTNGRQSVGGFDIYKSVFSNNTWQTPEHLDVPLNSSYDDLYYAPQNDDMALFTSNREESAAVVGDACCYDIYKATYLPIELKTLAFAKPEEAPLDEVVFTLTEAPAKLPSATKFSGDKNEADFAIRRCQQYMVIAQKEFYKPDTVYVETNSLPADRKFVEKLYLVPEIGLAVKTFHEWTKEPLFDVLVRIYEIPGVVSEQKRTGSDSNESKMEVGGLRMFTVIAEKEGFLPDTAVVTAEELRAVKAGTTMYKNLFLSPANMSAYLPITLYFDNDQPDPRTRYTTTSQTYEQTVERYLTRRAAFVEQYTNTLKGVEKEQAVEQLGKFFDEEVQTGYVKLEVFASNLGLFLKGGSSIEIMVKSFASPLASSDYNMALTQRRIASVRNYFRKYDDGIFEQYVRSGQLKVSTLPLGESAAPPHVSDDARDKRRSVYSIEASRERRAEIIEVRMFKN, encoded by the coding sequence ATGAACAAGTTAATGAGAGCCGCTTTGGTGGTGTGCTCCTTGATGTTGCTGGTAGGGAGAGCCAGCGCCCAAACGCCACGAGCTTATGAAAACGCTGCTGACAACGCCATGGGGGCAAAAGACTACTATGCCGCCATGCAGTATTTTGGAAAAGTCCTTGAAATGGAACCAAATCGCCTCGACGTATCATACCGCTATGCGGATGCCGCCCGCCAGTTTGGCGCTTACGGGCAGGCCGAGGCATTGCTTCAACAAACCCTCGAGGCAGATAAAAACGGCAAATTCCCAGACGCTTCTTTCAAATTAGCCAATGTGAAAAAGTATCTGGGGAAATACGACGAGGCTATCCGGCTCTATCGCCGCTACACCGCAACGGCAACGGCTAACTCTCCGCTCCGCAAAGAGGCAGAACGAGACATAGAACAATGTATATGGGCTTTGGAACGACTCACCAATCCCGACCGAAGCATTCTCGTGGAACGGCTCCCCGACGAGGCCCCCAACACAGCACAGTCCGACTTCGCAGCTACCCTGCGCGACAACACGTTGATTTATTCGTCTTTTCGTGAAATTGAATGGGGCGACAAAAATTACCCCAAGCGCCCCATTTCAAAGGTGTTGGAATCAAGCGATGGTTCCGCCGGGGTATTTGCCGATTTCAACGATGCCAAACGACACACCGCCAACACGGCTTTCAGTGCCGATGGCAAAGTGCTTGTTTTCAGCAAGTGCGATTATGTGGGCGCAGGAGGGTTTTCTTGCGACCTCCACTTCACCTATCGCACATCAGCCGGCTGGGCGGCAGCCGTCAAACTACCGGATGTCGTGAATGTGCCGGGATACAATACCACTCAGCCCCACGTCAGGGTGGCTGAAGATGGTTACTACGAGCTTTACTTCGTCAGCGACCGCCCCGGCGGATTGGGAGGGTTGGATATTTGGAAAGCACCGCTGACATTGACCGGAAGTGTGGGCAAACCGGAGAACCTTGCTGCCCTCAACACCCCAAACGACGAGGTGACCCCGTTTTTTTACGAAAAAGATAAAACGCTGTACTTCAGCACGAACGGACGGCAAAGCGTGGGCGGATTTGACATCTACAAATCCGTATTTTCAAACAACACCTGGCAAACGCCTGAACACCTCGATGTGCCGCTCAACAGTAGCTACGACGACCTCTACTACGCTCCCCAAAACGACGACATGGCCTTGTTCACCTCCAATCGCGAGGAATCGGCTGCCGTCGTGGGCGATGCTTGCTGCTACGACATCTACAAAGCCACCTATCTACCCATCGAACTCAAAACACTGGCCTTCGCCAAACCAGAAGAAGCTCCTTTGGACGAGGTGGTGTTCACGCTTACGGAGGCTCCGGCAAAACTGCCGTCAGCCACCAAATTCTCTGGCGATAAAAACGAAGCCGATTTTGCTATTCGTCGTTGCCAGCAGTACATGGTAATCGCGCAAAAAGAGTTTTACAAACCAGACACAGTGTATGTGGAGACCAACTCCCTGCCTGCCGACCGAAAATTTGTTGAAAAACTCTATCTGGTTCCAGAAATCGGGTTGGCTGTCAAAACTTTTCACGAATGGACAAAGGAACCGCTTTTTGATGTGCTGGTACGGATTTATGAAATACCCGGCGTTGTGTCCGAACAAAAGAGAACTGGCTCTGACAGCAACGAATCCAAAATGGAAGTAGGCGGGCTTAGGATGTTTACTGTCATTGCGGAGAAAGAAGGGTTTTTGCCAGATACTGCTGTGGTGACGGCAGAAGAATTAAGGGCCGTCAAAGCAGGTACCACCATGTACAAAAACTTGTTTCTAAGCCCAGCCAACATGAGCGCCTACCTGCCTATAACTCTTTATTTCGACAACGACCAGCCTGACCCGCGCACCCGTTATACCACTACTTCGCAGACTTACGAACAAACAGTGGAGCGATACCTGACACGTCGGGCGGCATTCGTCGAACAGTACACAAACACCCTGAAAGGCGTTGAAAAAGAGCAAGCAGTGGAACAGTTGGGCAAGTTTTTCGATGAGGAGGTGCAAACAGGCTACGTCAAACTTGAAGTCTTTGCCAGCAACCTCGGACTGTTCTTGAAAGGAGGCTCGAGCATCGAAATCATGGTAAAATCATTTGCCAGCCCGTTGGCTTCCTCCGATTACAACATGGCCCTCACGCAGCGCCGCATAGCGAGCGTTCGTAATTATTTTAGGAAATATGACGACGGCATCTTTGAGCAATACGTTCGCAGCGGACAACTGAAAGTCTCGACGTTGCCACTAGGAGAAAGCGCCGCTCCTCCCCATGTAAGCGACGATGCCCGCGACAAACGACGCTCCGTGTATAGCATCGAAGCTTCACGCGAGCGCAGGGCAGAGATTATCGAAGTCAGAATGTTTAAAAACTAA
- a CDS encoding PD40 domain-containing protein → MKAKHFLFFPIVIMFLAVQAAKSQSGITDRINADHDRAQNVNSLERDAEKAVAKGDDYTAMIYYRRVLEYDSLRMPALEKYGDAAMRFSAIEQAEIAYERIVGNRMVTSDGMQLVKLAQAKFLLGKYAEAKELYRRFLYIETPVGITQQVLENAERGLENCDWALLLSAESDSQPPLDTLHAINSIYADFSLYPKGAKGDTLYYSSYKFEFEKDKNYPKRRLTKTMYATLEPGDTLVSNMVDFNEENRHTTNVTFNENGDVMYYTICDFVGKTAKIRCDIYMRKMTGGSWGPPVKLPSHINHPDSTNTHPSVGRANGDSFETLFFVSNRPGGKGNLDIWYSRIEGDKFSEPVNLSALNTKGNDITPFFHSGTGMLYFSSDGLQTVGGFDIYRAKGYGESWDEPVHMGIPINSSGHDAYFAVTKNGKTGYLASNRKGSNAFTVDEKGEIPGEQACCYDIYRASIEKPVMLAVTFHKETLDSLRGTTLQLTEYSAKGAIVRERTVALEGAFQSFDLQPRRSYMIIATKPRFTSDTVRFETPPTIWKDTLVKKLYLKPAKPRLIVSVFDKETLEPIPGATVRLNTLGRFLENGNFVTGKDGGALESLVQVKEDTNRYDYSIDFEHRYQAFASKHGYTQDSTDVVTTEKLHDAITIERKVYLTKGISFVAHTLHAVTRDTLYDVTYRLMEIEGGSRTEQYVNPSGTKYYETTISYDRQYLIVASKDGYLSDTVRFTTNLPRIPFRHIEQQLRLRPLYLEAYLPIKLYFDNDEPDKRTMKPTTDREYRPTYVDFYRRKPEFMENFSAGLDGAEKQAALDSIEHFFEREVRAGWEKLFFFSEDLYKMMERGDYIVLTLRGFASPRAASQYNMNLTSRRVASVRNHFLKHDGGIYKKFVDNGQIIINLEPNGENLAPKDISDDVKDPRRSIYDPRASRERRLEIIGVEVKRGSKGI, encoded by the coding sequence ATGAAGGCTAAACACTTTCTTTTTTTCCCCATAGTAATCATGTTTTTGGCCGTTCAGGCTGCCAAAAGCCAAAGCGGTATTACGGACAGAATCAACGCTGACCACGACCGCGCCCAAAACGTCAACTCGCTGGAACGCGATGCCGAAAAAGCGGTCGCCAAAGGCGATGACTACACAGCGATGATTTATTACAGGCGAGTGTTGGAATACGACAGCCTGCGAATGCCCGCATTGGAAAAATATGGCGACGCAGCCATGCGATTCTCGGCGATAGAACAAGCCGAAATCGCTTATGAAAGGATTGTTGGCAATAGAATGGTGACATCCGACGGGATGCAATTGGTGAAATTGGCACAAGCCAAATTCCTGCTCGGCAAATACGCCGAGGCCAAAGAACTATATCGTCGGTTTCTTTACATCGAAACCCCCGTCGGTATCACGCAGCAGGTGTTGGAGAACGCCGAACGCGGTCTTGAAAATTGCGATTGGGCGCTGTTGTTGAGCGCCGAATCGGATTCTCAGCCCCCTCTGGACACGCTGCACGCCATCAATTCAATCTACGCGGACTTTTCGCTTTACCCCAAAGGCGCCAAAGGCGACACGCTCTATTACTCGTCGTACAAGTTCGAGTTTGAAAAAGACAAAAACTATCCGAAGCGCCGCCTCACAAAAACCATGTATGCCACCTTAGAACCCGGCGACACATTGGTATCCAATATGGTGGATTTCAATGAGGAAAATCGGCACACGACCAACGTCACTTTCAATGAAAATGGTGATGTGATGTACTATACGATTTGCGATTTCGTAGGCAAAACAGCCAAAATCCGCTGCGATATTTATATGCGGAAGATGACTGGCGGCTCTTGGGGGCCTCCGGTCAAATTGCCCTCGCACATCAATCACCCAGACTCCACTAACACACACCCGAGTGTGGGCAGGGCCAATGGCGATTCTTTCGAGACCCTCTTTTTCGTCAGCAATCGCCCCGGCGGCAAAGGCAATTTGGATATATGGTACAGCCGTATTGAAGGCGACAAATTCTCAGAGCCAGTCAATCTATCCGCGCTGAACACCAAGGGCAACGACATCACGCCCTTCTTCCATAGTGGAACTGGCATGCTCTATTTCAGCAGCGATGGCTTGCAGACCGTCGGCGGTTTTGATATCTACCGAGCAAAGGGTTATGGAGAAAGCTGGGATGAACCCGTGCACATGGGCATACCCATCAACTCATCCGGTCACGACGCATATTTTGCCGTCACGAAAAATGGCAAAACCGGTTATCTCGCCTCCAACCGCAAAGGCTCGAACGCCTTCACGGTGGATGAGAAAGGCGAGATTCCCGGCGAGCAAGCGTGTTGTTACGATATTTATCGAGCATCCATCGAAAAGCCCGTCATGTTGGCAGTAACCTTCCACAAAGAAACACTCGACTCGTTGAGAGGCACCACCCTGCAGCTCACGGAGTATTCTGCCAAAGGCGCCATTGTGCGCGAGCGCACGGTTGCTTTGGAGGGTGCCTTTCAAAGCTTCGATTTGCAACCGCGCCGTTCTTACATGATTATTGCTACTAAACCTCGTTTTACTTCTGATACGGTTCGCTTTGAGACTCCCCCCACTATCTGGAAAGACACGTTGGTCAAAAAACTTTATTTGAAACCAGCCAAACCACGCCTTATAGTAAGTGTGTTCGACAAAGAAACCCTCGAACCTATTCCGGGAGCTACTGTGCGCCTTAATACTTTAGGTAGGTTTTTGGAAAACGGCAATTTTGTCACTGGCAAAGATGGTGGGGCGTTGGAATCATTGGTGCAGGTCAAGGAAGACACCAATCGCTACGACTATTCCATTGACTTTGAACACCGCTACCAAGCATTTGCCTCTAAACACGGGTACACACAAGACTCCACAGATGTCGTCACCACAGAAAAACTACATGATGCCATCACCATCGAGCGGAAGGTCTATTTGACCAAAGGCATCTCTTTCGTTGCGCATACGTTGCATGCTGTTACTCGCGACACGCTCTATGATGTCACCTATCGGTTGATGGAAATAGAAGGTGGCAGCCGCACCGAGCAATATGTGAATCCGTCCGGCACCAAATACTACGAAACGACCATCAGCTACGACCGCCAATATCTCATCGTCGCCTCCAAAGATGGCTATTTGAGTGATACGGTGCGGTTCACCACAAATCTGCCGCGTATTCCATTCCGTCATATCGAACAGCAGTTGCGCCTCAGGCCGCTCTATCTCGAAGCGTATCTGCCCATCAAGCTCTATTTCGACAACGACGAGCCGGACAAGCGCACCATGAAACCGACCACAGACCGCGAATACCGACCTACTTATGTGGATTTCTATCGCCGCAAGCCAGAGTTTATGGAAAATTTCAGCGCAGGATTGGATGGTGCCGAAAAGCAAGCGGCTTTGGACTCAATTGAACACTTCTTCGAGCGCGAGGTGCGTGCAGGTTGGGAGAAACTGTTCTTTTTCTCTGAAGACCTTTACAAGATGATGGAGCGTGGAGATTATATCGTATTGACCCTCAGAGGTTTCGCTTCTCCGCGTGCCGCCTCGCAGTACAATATGAACCTAACTTCCCGCCGTGTGGCGAGCGTCCGCAATCACTTCTTGAAGCACGACGGCGGCATTTACAAGAAATTTGTTGACAATGGTCAAATCATCATCAATCTCGAACCCAACGGCGAAAACCTGGCCCCCAAAGACATTAGCGACGATGTAAAAGACCCGCGACGCTCCATCTACGACCCACGCGCTTCTCGTGAGCGCCGATTGGAAATAATCGGGGTGGAAGTGAAGCGAGGCTCCAAAGGAATATAG
- a CDS encoding PorP/SprF family type IX secretion system membrane protein, whose translation MNTFTTCPRIILLLALLLPVFAANAQDIHFSQFGNSPLNLSPGLAGVFGGDMRFVGNYRSQWHSVPVPYTTFSGSFENKVYWTKGKYDRYLTGSLIVNYDRQGSLNLTSMQIGIPISATLPLARNTYLTAGVTPAFGQRAFSTNRLTFDAQWVDCIFDPNADMREDQLFQNNSLKYFDLSAGVNVRFQAEEKRHRLDVGGGMHHINRPNHDFWSSSLTDPGNVRLHSKMSIYALGLLQMSNTFDLVGQGLFQRQGGYREIVYGGGIRMHLNQNPYRELALQIGVNYRHRYQDALIPHVEVLWRTWTIGFTYDVNIWSDVDLVTRGRGGPEVALIYRLYKVKPVKFKTCPII comes from the coding sequence GTGAACACTTTTACCACATGCCCGCGAATCATCCTCCTGCTTGCGCTTTTACTCCCGGTTTTTGCCGCGAACGCGCAAGACATTCACTTTTCTCAATTTGGCAATTCGCCCCTCAATCTAAGCCCGGGGCTTGCGGGCGTGTTTGGCGGGGATATGCGTTTTGTGGGCAACTACCGCAGCCAATGGCATAGTGTGCCGGTGCCTTACACCACATTTTCCGGCAGCTTCGAAAACAAGGTTTACTGGACAAAAGGGAAATATGACCGCTACCTGACAGGTTCGCTCATCGTGAACTACGACAGGCAAGGCAGTCTCAATTTGACCTCCATGCAAATAGGCATTCCGATTTCGGCCACGCTCCCATTGGCTCGGAACACCTACCTCACCGCAGGCGTAACGCCAGCTTTTGGTCAACGGGCATTCAGCACCAATCGGCTCACCTTCGATGCTCAATGGGTGGACTGCATCTTTGACCCCAATGCGGATATGCGGGAAGACCAGCTTTTTCAGAACAACAGCCTGAAATACTTCGACCTCAGTGCTGGGGTCAACGTGCGTTTTCAAGCAGAGGAAAAGCGCCACCGCCTTGATGTGGGAGGTGGTATGCACCACATCAATCGGCCCAATCACGATTTTTGGTCGTCGAGCCTAACTGACCCCGGCAACGTACGGCTTCACAGCAAGATGTCCATCTACGCATTGGGACTTCTTCAAATGTCCAATACTTTTGACTTGGTAGGGCAAGGGCTTTTCCAACGACAAGGCGGTTATCGAGAAATCGTGTATGGCGGAGGCATCCGAATGCATCTCAATCAGAACCCATATCGAGAACTTGCTTTGCAAATCGGTGTGAATTATCGCCACCGCTATCAGGATGCGCTTATCCCTCACGTCGAGGTGCTTTGGCGCACATGGACAATTGGCTTCACCTACGACGTGAATATCTGGTCGGATGTGGACCTCGTCACACGCGGTCGCGGCGGCCCCGAAGTAGCCCTTATCTATCGCCTTTACAAAGTGAAACCCGTAAAATTCAAAACGTGCCCTATTATTTAG